The genomic window ACGCATGACCTGGAACGGCGCCAGGAGGAAGAAATAGAGGGCCACCGTCGAGACGAAGAGTACGATCACACTGTTCACGAGCAGGAGGAGACGCGTTCTGATCTTCATGTGAGCATCCTGTCACGGTAAGGATGACGGGAACTCCATTCCGGCGGTTTAACGTTAAACACGATTACATAGTACCCCCCTCTTTCCACTCCGTCAAGGATTTCCGCACCGGCGCCAGAGGCGCATGCACTCCCGCTTCAGGACCGCCTCTCGGCCACACTGGAACGTTCAACCAGGCGCACCGAGAAGACCACCTCCCTCTGCGGGATGGGCTTTCCCTCGAGAAAGTCGATGAGGAGGTTGGCCGCCATCACCCCCTTCTCCTCCACATCCTGATGTATGGTGGTGAGAGGCGGATGGGTGAACCGGCTCATCGGGAGGTCGTCGAAGCCCACGATCGAGAGATCCTCGGGCACCCGCCTTCCCAGATCCTGCGTCCCCAGCAGGATACCCGCCGCGAGGCTGTCGGCCGTTGCGAATACCGCCGTGATACCGGCATCCCGCGAGAGTTTGTAGGCCAGCTTTTTCCCCTCCTCCACGGTGATGTCCTGGATGAACACGTCTTCCTCCCTGAACGGAAGTCCCGCCTCCTCGAGAGCGTCGCGATACCCGCGGAAGCGCTCGGCGACCACCCCACCGTCCAGGATCTCCGGCCCTGCGAACGCGATGCGAGTATGTCCCTTCTGGATGAGGTACTTGGTGGCGAGATAACCTCCCTTGTAGTCTTCGAGCCCCACCTTGAAGACCCTGTCGCTCTCCACGTCGATGTAGCTGTCGATCAGCACGAGGGGTGTACCCGAGGAGAGGAGGAGGTCGAAGAACTCGTCCTTGAAGAGCCCCACCACTATCACGCCGTCCATGTTCCAGTGCTTGAGGAGCGAGTACAACTCCCTGGTGTCGTCCACCGTCCGCAGCATGAGGAAGTAGTCGCGCCCCCTGAGCGTACGCTCTATACCCCCGACGAAGGTCCCGTGGAAGAGATCCTGGAGGAAGCTTCCATGCTGACTGGGAATGAGGTGGTTGATCACCCCGATGATGCGTGATTGCTGCTTCACGAGCGACCGCGCGAACATGTTGGGGGTGTAGTTGTACTTGC from Spirochaeta thermophila DSM 6192 includes these protein-coding regions:
- a CDS encoding LacI family DNA-binding transcriptional regulator, whose product is MARTGDRRGRKPQPDSVTIKDIAREANVSVTTVSNVIHGRYHRVSPATVEKVRSIIRKYNYTPNMFARSLVKQQSRIIGVINHLIPSQHGSFLQDLFHGTFVGGIERTLRGRDYFLMLRTVDDTRELYSLLKHWNMDGVIVVGLFKDEFFDLLLSSGTPLVLIDSYIDVESDRVFKVGLEDYKGGYLATKYLIQKGHTRIAFAGPEILDGGVVAERFRGYRDALEEAGLPFREEDVFIQDITVEEGKKLAYKLSRDAGITAVFATADSLAAGILLGTQDLGRRVPEDLSIVGFDDLPMSRFTHPPLTTIHQDVEEKGVMAANLLIDFLEGKPIPQREVVFSVRLVERSSVAERRS